In one Halorubrum sp. CBA1229 genomic region, the following are encoded:
- a CDS encoding NADH-quinone oxidoreductase subunit D has protein sequence MSLERPDTTDDAVPERTPDELEALLGDLVVDRDDHLNAPGFVIRPDTVQETLSILKEQAGYDHLSVVTAQEYENRYESIYHLKKFDDPTQEVSVVVPADKDDPVSESAEPVFRTADWHEREAYDLIGIEYDDHPDLRRILLPETWQGHPLSMDYDKDRPQIATLPEHANPLQEHHKDAESDTMFLNIGPHHPATHGVLHLKTILDGEQVVDVEPDIGYLHRSEEQMAQSGTYRHQIMPYPDRWDYISAGLLNEWAYARAAEDLADIEVPEYAQVIRTMGAEMCRIAAHMLALATFALDVNGDFTATFMYAINDRERVQDLLEDLTGQRLMFNYFRLGGVVWDLPEPREEFFSKTRDFLDQLPESVEEYHNLVTSNEIFQMRTIDTGILPPDVAKDYGATGPVARGSGIDYDLRRDDPYGYYDELDWDVVTEDGCDNFSRLLVRMREVEESAKIIEQCVDLLEDWPEDERTIQANVPRTLRPDDDAEIYRAVEGAKGELGIYIRSDGTDKPGRFKIRSPCFSNLQTLPEMANGEYIPDVIAALGSLDIVLGEVDR, from the coding sequence ATGAGCCTCGAACGACCGGACACCACCGACGACGCGGTGCCGGAGCGCACCCCCGACGAGCTGGAGGCCCTCCTGGGCGACCTGGTCGTCGACCGCGACGACCACCTGAACGCTCCCGGCTTCGTTATCCGCCCAGACACCGTCCAGGAGACGCTCTCGATCCTGAAAGAACAGGCGGGGTACGACCACCTCTCGGTCGTCACCGCCCAGGAGTACGAGAACCGCTACGAGTCGATCTACCACCTGAAGAAGTTCGACGACCCGACCCAGGAGGTCAGCGTCGTCGTGCCCGCCGACAAGGACGACCCGGTCTCGGAGTCGGCCGAGCCCGTCTTCCGCACCGCCGACTGGCACGAGCGGGAGGCGTACGACCTGATCGGCATCGAGTACGACGACCACCCCGACCTGCGCCGGATTCTGCTGCCGGAGACGTGGCAGGGCCACCCCCTGTCGATGGACTACGACAAGGACCGGCCCCAGATCGCCACGCTGCCCGAGCACGCGAACCCGCTGCAGGAACACCACAAGGACGCCGAGTCCGACACGATGTTCCTCAACATCGGGCCGCACCACCCGGCGACCCACGGCGTGCTCCACCTGAAGACGATCCTCGACGGCGAGCAGGTCGTCGACGTCGAGCCCGACATCGGCTACCTCCACCGCAGCGAGGAGCAGATGGCGCAGTCCGGCACCTACCGCCACCAGATCATGCCGTACCCCGACCGCTGGGACTACATCTCGGCGGGGCTGCTCAACGAGTGGGCGTACGCCCGCGCGGCCGAGGACCTCGCCGACATCGAGGTGCCGGAGTACGCGCAGGTCATCCGGACGATGGGCGCGGAGATGTGCCGGATCGCCGCGCACATGCTCGCGCTCGCGACGTTCGCGCTCGACGTGAACGGCGACTTCACGGCGACGTTCATGTACGCGATCAACGACCGCGAGCGCGTCCAGGACCTGCTGGAGGACTTGACGGGCCAGCGGCTGATGTTCAACTACTTCCGGCTCGGCGGCGTCGTCTGGGACCTGCCGGAGCCGCGCGAGGAGTTCTTCTCGAAGACCCGCGACTTCCTCGACCAGCTGCCGGAGTCCGTCGAGGAGTACCACAACCTCGTCACCTCCAACGAGATCTTCCAGATGCGGACGATCGACACGGGAATCCTCCCGCCGGACGTCGCGAAGGACTACGGCGCGACCGGTCCCGTCGCCCGCGGCTCGGGGATCGACTACGACCTGCGTCGCGACGACCCGTACGGCTACTACGACGAACTCGACTGGGACGTCGTCACCGAGGACGGCTGCGACAACTTCAGCCGGCTGCTCGTCCGGATGCGCGAGGTCGAGGAGTCCGCGAAGATCATCGAGCAGTGCGTCGACCTGCTCGAGGACTGGCCGGAGGACGAACGGACGATTCAGGCGAACGTGCCCCGCACGCTCCGCCCGGACGACGACGCCGAGATCTACCGCGCCGTCGAGGGCGCCAAGGGCGAGCTCGGCATCTACATCCGCTCCGACGGCACCGACAAGCCGGGCCGGTTCAAGATCCGGTCGCCGTGCTTCTCGAACCTCCAGACGCTGCCGGAGATGGCCAACGGCGAGTACATCCCTGACGTCATCGCGGCGCTCGGGAGCCTCGACATCGTTCTCGGGGAGGTGGACCGCTGA
- a CDS encoding NADH-quinone oxidoreductase subunit B, with protein MSSDQPFITDESQVVTETRDARMTGQGDRFNSRLREAFGSSPFILTKFDKFLNWCRGSSMFMLQFGIACCSIEMMHTYAVKHDLDRFGSGVPRASPRQADVMIVPGTIVSKFAPRMKRVYDQMPEPKFVVGMGSCTISGGPFQEGYNVIKGAEEVIPIDIHVPGCPPRPEALVYGVVKLQERVANGEAAPVTVKPYELEEFSDLERDELVDKLADQIDDDELVMRYNFADSP; from the coding sequence ATGAGCAGCGATCAACCATTCATCACAGACGAATCGCAAGTGGTAACGGAGACCCGAGACGCCCGGATGACCGGGCAGGGAGACCGGTTCAACTCTCGGCTCCGCGAGGCGTTCGGCTCCTCGCCGTTCATCCTCACTAAGTTCGACAAGTTCCTGAACTGGTGTCGCGGCTCCTCGATGTTCATGCTGCAGTTCGGTATCGCCTGCTGCAGCATCGAGATGATGCACACCTACGCCGTGAAACACGACCTCGACCGGTTCGGGAGCGGGGTCCCCCGCGCGTCGCCGCGACAGGCCGACGTGATGATCGTCCCCGGGACGATCGTCTCGAAGTTCGCGCCGCGGATGAAGCGCGTGTACGACCAGATGCCCGAGCCGAAGTTCGTCGTCGGCATGGGCTCGTGTACCATCTCCGGCGGTCCGTTCCAGGAGGGGTACAACGTCATCAAGGGCGCCGAGGAGGTCATCCCGATCGACATCCACGTCCCCGGCTGTCCGCCGCGTCCTGAGGCCCTCGTGTACGGCGTCGTGAAGCTGCAGGAGCGCGTCGCCAACGGCGAGGCCGCGCCCGTGACGGTCAAGCCGTACGAGCTGGAGGAGTTCTCCGACCTCGAGCGCGACGAGCTCGTCGACAAGCTCGCCGACCAGATCGACGACGACGAACTCGTCATGCGGTACAACTTCGCTGATTCACCATGA
- a CDS encoding NADH-quinone oxidoreductase subunit A produces the protein MSDWIAIGALAAVGLLIPIGMMTVSALLRPSVPETGKSTTYESGETPTGGTKIRFNIQYYMVALLFVVFDIETVLLFPWAVIYRPAIEAGVPMTALLWPMLAFVGILAIGLVWAWRSGAISWARSPRASRRKTERDLN, from the coding sequence ATGAGCGATTGGATAGCGATCGGCGCCTTGGCGGCCGTCGGCCTGCTCATCCCCATCGGGATGATGACCGTGTCGGCGTTGCTCCGTCCGAGCGTGCCTGAGACCGGTAAAAGCACCACCTACGAGTCCGGCGAGACCCCGACTGGCGGGACGAAGATCCGGTTCAACATCCAGTACTACATGGTCGCGCTGTTGTTCGTCGTGTTCGACATCGAGACCGTGTTACTGTTCCCGTGGGCCGTCATCTACCGCCCGGCGATCGAGGCCGGCGTGCCGATGACCGCCCTGCTGTGGCCGATGTTGGCCTTCGTCGGGATCCTCGCGATCGGGCTCGTCTGGGCGTGGCGGTCGGGGGCGATCAGCTGGGCCCGGAGCCCCCGCGCGTCCAGGAGAAAAACGGAGCGTGACCTCAACTAA
- the purE gene encoding 5-(carboxyamino)imidazole ribonucleotide mutase has product MTTVQDLIDRIEAEAAADADPETTPDVGIIMGSDSDLPVMEGAYEALDELGFAEQTDFGDAPDARFTYESYVVSAHRTPELMYAYGETARARGLDVIIAGAGGKSADLPNMTASIAYPIPVIGVPVQEKSVDSVIGMPTGAPIVAVDAGKSFNAALSAAQVLAREHDAIEDRLVAYHEDLKGGVAADSADLHDLGIDGFRARGEE; this is encoded by the coding sequence ATGACCACGGTGCAGGACCTCATCGACCGGATCGAAGCGGAGGCGGCGGCGGACGCCGACCCGGAGACCACCCCGGACGTGGGGATCATCATGGGGTCGGACTCGGACCTCCCCGTCATGGAGGGCGCGTACGAGGCGCTCGACGAGCTCGGGTTCGCCGAACAGACCGACTTCGGCGACGCCCCGGACGCGCGGTTCACCTACGAGAGCTACGTCGTCTCCGCGCACCGCACCCCCGAGCTCATGTACGCGTACGGAGAGACCGCCCGCGCTCGCGGTCTCGACGTGATCATCGCCGGGGCGGGCGGGAAGTCGGCCGACCTCCCGAACATGACGGCGTCGATCGCGTACCCGATCCCCGTCATCGGGGTGCCGGTCCAAGAGAAGTCCGTCGACTCGGTCATCGGGATGCCCACCGGCGCCCCGATCGTCGCCGTCGACGCCGGGAAGTCGTTCAACGCCGCCCTCTCGGCCGCGCAGGTGCTCGCGCGCGAGCACGACGCGATCGAGGATCGACTCGTCGCGTACCACGAGGACCTCAAGGGCGGCGTCGCCGCCGACTCCGCCGACCTCCACGACCTCGGCATCGACGGGTTCCGCGCGCGCGGCGAGGAGTAA
- a CDS encoding 5-(carboxyamino)imidazole ribonucleotide synthase → MSITLPGPTLGVVGGGQLGRMIGEAVARLGVEVVVLDPTPDCPAAPVVSDQIVGDFDDPDAVHELASRVDALTFEIELADPELLAVASAEHDVPVQPDPGTLETIQDKLVQKEALADAGIPVPEFVAVATAEGLERVVEEFGGVMLKAREGGYDGRGNVPVENPADAADALDEVGGNAMAEELLDFEREIAVMGLKGADGETRTYPVTETIHREEILRESVAPARADDAVVAEAESVARDVLEFLDGRGVYGIELFETREGEVLVNEIAPRPHNSGHWTIEGARTSQFENHVRAVLGWPLGPTDLVAPAVTANVLGDVDETEPATLRGVDAVLAAPDADLHWYGKDDARPLRKMGHLTATVGSDDATADGDVDRDALLSRARALRDELTFRDA, encoded by the coding sequence ATGTCGATCACTCTGCCGGGACCGACGCTCGGCGTCGTCGGCGGCGGACAGCTGGGCCGGATGATAGGCGAGGCGGTCGCGCGGCTCGGCGTCGAGGTCGTCGTGCTCGACCCGACGCCGGACTGCCCGGCCGCTCCCGTCGTGAGCGACCAGATCGTCGGGGACTTCGACGACCCCGACGCGGTCCACGAGCTGGCGAGCCGCGTCGACGCGCTGACCTTCGAGATCGAGCTGGCCGATCCGGAGCTGCTGGCCGTGGCGAGCGCGGAGCACGACGTGCCGGTGCAGCCGGACCCCGGCACCCTCGAGACGATCCAGGACAAGCTGGTGCAGAAGGAGGCGCTCGCCGACGCCGGCATCCCCGTCCCGGAGTTCGTCGCAGTCGCGACCGCCGAGGGGCTCGAACGCGTCGTCGAGGAGTTCGGGGGCGTCATGCTGAAGGCCCGCGAGGGCGGCTACGACGGCCGCGGGAACGTCCCCGTCGAGAACCCCGCCGACGCCGCCGACGCGCTCGACGAGGTCGGCGGGAACGCGATGGCCGAGGAGCTCCTCGACTTCGAGCGCGAGATCGCCGTGATGGGCCTGAAGGGGGCAGACGGCGAGACGCGGACCTACCCGGTCACGGAGACGATCCACCGAGAGGAGATCCTCCGAGAGAGCGTCGCCCCGGCCCGGGCCGACGACGCGGTCGTCGCCGAGGCGGAGTCGGTCGCCCGCGACGTGTTGGAGTTCCTCGACGGCCGCGGCGTCTACGGGATCGAGCTGTTCGAGACCCGCGAGGGCGAGGTCTTGGTTAACGAGATCGCGCCCCGCCCCCACAACTCCGGCCACTGGACGATCGAGGGCGCGCGCACGTCGCAGTTCGAGAACCACGTCCGGGCCGTGCTCGGCTGGCCGCTCGGCCCGACCGACCTCGTCGCGCCCGCGGTCACGGCCAACGTCCTGGGCGACGTGGACGAGACCGAGCCGGCGACGCTCCGCGGGGTCGACGCCGTCCTCGCCGCGCCCGACGCCGACCTCCACTGGTACGGGAAAGACGACGCGCGCCCGCTCCGGAAGATGGGGCACCTGACGGCGACAGTCGGAAGCGACGACGCGACCGCTGACGGTGACGTCGACCGCGACGCGCTGCTCTCGCGGGCCCGAGCGCTCCGCGACGAGCTGACGTTTCGGGACGCCTGA
- a CDS encoding cell division protein FtsZ: MRLHVIGLGGAGGRIADRLAADHGGDRFLQGINAFDTDAAALDSLRSLDESRRYRFGDAADGSGLDGDLHAGRRLGEAHASELGRVMDDENPSIAEAFVLVVGLGGAAGAGAAPALAEELSRLYDAPVYAVGLLPTPAESAASEVDPVRGSATDPGEREPRRPLAEKNAARTLDALSDRCAAVFPFDNDAWLRPGETLADARDRLNEVVVERTAALFGAGESDAGTSTPQQVLDASDVARVLGDDGELAAVGHAAQAVDPPESGSRFGLGLFGSDEPAEVDASAAVSAIETAIRKATRGKSTVEVREGRADRTLLVVGGPPPWLNRQAIADGRRWIAEETGSDAILSGDAPDPDGEAVFAVVLRSGIDEPARIREIRESIA; this comes from the coding sequence ATGCGCCTTCACGTCATCGGTCTCGGCGGCGCCGGTGGCCGGATCGCCGACCGGCTCGCGGCCGACCACGGCGGCGACCGGTTCCTGCAGGGGATCAACGCGTTCGACACGGACGCGGCGGCCCTCGACTCTCTCCGGTCGCTCGACGAGTCGCGCCGCTACCGCTTCGGCGATGCCGCCGACGGGAGCGGCCTCGACGGCGATCTCCACGCCGGCCGCCGGCTCGGCGAGGCCCACGCGAGCGAGCTCGGTCGCGTCATGGACGACGAGAACCCGTCGATCGCGGAGGCGTTCGTGCTCGTCGTCGGCCTCGGCGGCGCCGCGGGCGCGGGCGCGGCACCCGCGCTCGCGGAGGAACTGTCGCGTCTCTACGACGCGCCGGTGTACGCCGTCGGGCTGCTCCCGACGCCGGCGGAGTCGGCGGCCAGCGAGGTCGACCCCGTCCGCGGGAGCGCGACTGATCCCGGGGAGCGCGAGCCCCGGCGACCGCTCGCGGAGAAGAACGCGGCCCGGACGCTCGACGCCCTCTCCGACCGCTGTGCGGCCGTGTTCCCCTTCGACAACGACGCGTGGCTCCGCCCGGGGGAGACCCTCGCCGACGCTCGGGACCGGCTGAACGAGGTCGTCGTCGAGCGGACCGCGGCGCTGTTCGGGGCCGGCGAGTCGGACGCCGGGACGTCGACCCCGCAGCAGGTGCTCGACGCGAGCGACGTCGCCCGCGTGCTCGGTGACGACGGGGAGCTCGCCGCGGTCGGCCACGCCGCGCAGGCGGTCGACCCGCCGGAGTCGGGGTCGCGGTTCGGGCTCGGGCTGTTCGGTTCGGACGAGCCCGCCGAGGTCGACGCCAGCGCCGCGGTGTCGGCGATCGAGACGGCGATCCGGAAGGCGACCCGCGGGAAGTCGACGGTCGAGGTCCGCGAGGGGCGCGCGGACCGGACCCTGCTCGTCGTCGGCGGGCCGCCGCCGTGGCTCAACCGCCAGGCGATCGCCGACGGCCGGCGATGGATCGCGGAGGAGACCGGGTCGGACGCGATACTGAGCGGGGACGCGCCGGATCCGGACGGCGAGGCGGTGTTCGCCGTCGTGTTGCGCTCGGGGATCGACGAACCGGCGCGGATCCGGGAGATCCGGGAGTCGATCGCGTGA
- a CDS encoding AI-2E family transporter, translated as MDEKRFVIALFGLAVALIVGFIGYRFVAPLTVAVFLYYSTRRLFHRLERFRLPARVRAVVSLSLIGVPLIGLLSYTVLLSLIEARRFIERYPVAETVGAENSWVGDLAQLSNPTLEGVVAAYRSGQLDPLIEFVSEQAGLLASTLGGLALNLLIVVVVTYYLLLDGSKFHEWLLRFDDDAVVREYLETVDAELEAVLYGNLLNVIAISIIAVVTYTAYNVIAPAPVEVPYPALAGALTGIASLIPVIGMKIVYLPLAAAASVPTVLGGDFALLAYVAGFLVVAAVVVDTIPDIVLRPYFSGKTTHVGLLMLAYIFGPVVFGFHGLFLAPIVLVLALTFADTALIRLLGADPDETGTDGRSAAVSRGQRRLDEF; from the coding sequence ATGGACGAGAAGCGGTTCGTCATCGCCCTCTTCGGTCTCGCGGTCGCGCTTATCGTGGGATTCATCGGATACCGGTTCGTCGCCCCGCTCACGGTCGCCGTGTTTCTCTACTACTCGACGCGGCGGCTCTTTCACCGGTTGGAACGGTTTCGGCTCCCCGCACGCGTCCGGGCCGTCGTCTCCCTGTCGCTCATCGGGGTCCCGCTGATCGGCCTGTTGAGCTACACCGTACTGCTGTCGCTGATCGAGGCACGCCGGTTCATCGAGCGGTATCCGGTCGCCGAGACGGTCGGCGCCGAGAACTCCTGGGTCGGGGACTTGGCACAGCTCTCGAATCCGACGCTCGAGGGGGTCGTCGCCGCCTACCGCTCCGGCCAGCTCGACCCGCTGATCGAGTTCGTCTCAGAGCAGGCGGGGCTGCTGGCGAGCACGCTCGGCGGGCTCGCGCTCAACCTCCTGATCGTCGTCGTCGTCACGTACTACCTGCTGCTCGACGGGTCGAAGTTCCACGAGTGGCTGCTCAGATTCGACGACGACGCGGTGGTCCGCGAGTATCTCGAAACGGTCGACGCCGAGCTGGAGGCGGTGCTGTACGGGAACCTGCTCAACGTCATCGCCATCTCCATCATCGCGGTCGTCACGTACACCGCCTACAACGTGATCGCGCCGGCGCCGGTCGAGGTCCCGTACCCGGCGCTCGCGGGCGCGCTCACCGGAATCGCGAGCCTGATTCCGGTGATCGGGATGAAGATCGTGTACCTCCCGCTGGCGGCGGCGGCCTCGGTGCCGACGGTGCTCGGCGGCGACTTCGCGCTGCTCGCCTACGTGGCCGGCTTCCTCGTCGTCGCGGCGGTCGTCGTCGACACGATCCCCGACATCGTGCTCCGGCCGTACTTCAGCGGGAAGACGACTCACGTCGGGCTGCTCATGCTCGCGTACATCTTCGGCCCCGTCGTCTTCGGCTTCCACGGCCTGTTCCTCGCGCCGATCGTGTTGGTGCTCGCGCTCACGTTCGCCGACACGGCGCTGATCCGGTTGCTCGGCGCCGACCCAGACGAGACCGGTACAGACGGTCGCTCCGCCGCGGTCTCTCGAGGCCAACGGCGGCTCGACGAGTTCTGA
- the aglJ gene encoding S-layer glycoprotein N-glycosyltransferase AglJ encodes MSDYDDVCVLLPTMDEAETVARVVDAFRDVGIEQVLVIDGGSTDGTRAAAREAGARVAEQSGRGKGQAVREAVRDHIDAPYVVMADADATYDAGDVDAMLDPLFDGEAEHVIGNRFADMRPGAMTRLNRIGNRIINVAFRTIHGEGYRDILSGYRAFTRESFLRLHLTADGFGIETEMAVECVKNQVPVAVVPITYRERPGGSATNLHPIRDGGVIFLELYRKAKTNNPLFYFGSVGVVSTAAGALMTAYVLYEWFAYGITHEIVSIGAVGAAILGVQLLIFGFLADMILSLHREQVDRFERAIEARGVDDRRDGDEVGRSADADDD; translated from the coding sequence ATGAGCGACTACGACGACGTCTGCGTCCTGCTGCCCACGATGGACGAGGCCGAGACGGTCGCGCGCGTCGTCGACGCCTTCCGCGACGTCGGGATCGAGCAGGTCCTCGTGATCGACGGCGGCTCCACCGACGGGACGCGAGCGGCCGCCCGCGAGGCCGGCGCCCGCGTCGCCGAGCAGTCCGGTCGCGGGAAGGGGCAGGCCGTCCGCGAGGCGGTGCGCGACCACATCGACGCGCCGTACGTCGTGATGGCCGACGCCGACGCGACGTACGACGCGGGCGACGTCGACGCGATGCTCGACCCCCTGTTCGACGGCGAGGCCGAGCACGTCATCGGGAACCGGTTCGCCGACATGCGCCCGGGAGCGATGACCCGGCTGAACCGGATCGGGAACCGGATCATCAACGTCGCCTTCCGCACGATCCACGGCGAGGGCTACCGAGACATCCTCTCCGGATATCGGGCGTTCACCCGGGAGTCGTTCCTCCGGCTCCACCTCACCGCCGACGGGTTCGGGATCGAGACCGAGATGGCCGTCGAGTGCGTGAAGAATCAAGTCCCCGTCGCCGTCGTCCCGATCACCTACCGCGAGCGCCCTGGCGGCTCCGCGACCAACCTCCACCCGATCCGCGACGGAGGCGTGATCTTCCTCGAGCTATACCGCAAGGCGAAGACGAACAACCCCCTGTTCTACTTCGGCAGCGTCGGTGTGGTGTCGACGGCGGCGGGCGCGCTCATGACCGCGTACGTCCTCTACGAGTGGTTCGCGTACGGGATCACCCACGAGATCGTCTCCATCGGCGCCGTGGGCGCGGCGATCCTCGGGGTCCAACTGCTGATCTTCGGCTTCCTGGCGGACATGATCCTCTCGCTGCACCGCGAACAGGTGGACCGATTCGAGCGGGCGATCGAGGCCCGCGGGGTCGACGACCGGCGCGACGGCGACGAGGTCGGGCGGTCGGCAGACGCCGACGACGACTGA
- a CDS encoding response regulator, translating into MTERVLVVDDSSFQRTVVRDALEGSFDVVGEAENGAEAVDLFEAYEPDAVSMDVVMPEMTGIEATQAIKDRWPDAVVVMCTSVDQKEKMMEAVKAGADGYVTKPVDPDELVPELRSHLQ; encoded by the coding sequence ATGACCGAGCGGGTGCTCGTCGTCGACGACTCCTCGTTCCAGCGGACCGTGGTCCGGGACGCGCTTGAGGGGTCGTTCGACGTCGTCGGCGAGGCGGAGAACGGCGCAGAGGCGGTCGACCTGTTCGAGGCGTACGAACCGGACGCCGTGTCGATGGACGTCGTCATGCCGGAGATGACCGGCATCGAGGCGACGCAGGCGATCAAAGACCGGTGGCCGGACGCCGTGGTCGTGATGTGCACGAGCGTCGACCAGAAAGAGAAGATGATGGAGGCGGTGAAGGCCGGCGCGGACGGCTACGTCACCAAGCCGGTCGACCCCGACGAGTTGGTCCCGGAGCTGCGGAGTCACCTCCAGTGA